A single genomic interval of Camelina sativa cultivar DH55 chromosome 11, Cs, whole genome shotgun sequence harbors:
- the LOC104724969 gene encoding alpha-barbatene synthase isoform X1 — MEALRNLDRENFLNFTELPSSQWGDQFLRFSMADSDFDVLETEIKLLKPEVIANIFMLPSGDKDAMKTKILSIHFLESLGLSYHFEKEIEESLKHAFEKIEDLIADENDLYTISTMFRVFRTYGLNMLSDVFKRFKGDDGKFKECLIEDVKGMLSFYEAVHFGTTTDHILDEVLSFTLNHLESLATGRRACPLHISKLIQNALHIPQHRNIQALVAREYISFYEHEEDRDDTLLKLAKLNFKFLQLHYFQELKTITMWWRELEHTSNFPPNFRERTVETWFAAMMMYFEPQFSLGRIMSAKLYLVITFLDDACDTYGSVPEVESLVDCLERWDPDYMENLQGHMKTAFKFVMYLFKEYEEILRSQGRLFVMDKMIEEFKIIARTNLELVKWARGGHVPSFDEYIESGGAEIGTYATIACSIMGLGEIGKKEAFEWLISRPTLVQILGAKTRLMDDIVDFEEDMEKGYTANALNYYMNEHRVTKEEASRELEKINGDMNKIVNKECLKNTTMPRRILMQYVNYWRSLDVLYTADDVYNHREGKLKEYLSILLFDPILL, encoded by the exons ATGGAAGCACTAAGAAATCTTGATCgggaaaactttttaaattttacagaACTGCCATCCTCTCAATGGGGTGACCAGTTTCTCCGATTTTCCATGGCTGATTCG GATTTTGATGTCCTTGAAACAGAGATTAAACTACTAAAACCTGAAGTAATAGCGAACATATTCATGTTGCCTTCCGGTGACAAAGACGCAATGAAAACGAAAATTCTTTCGATTCATTTTCTGGAGAGTCTTGGTCTCTCTTATCATTTTGAGAAGGAGATCGAAGAGAGCTTGAAACATGCTTTCGAGAAGATAGAAGATTTGATCGCTGATGAAAATGATTTGTACACAATCTCAACCATGTTTCGGGTTTTTAGAACATATGGTCTAAATATGTTGTCCG ATGTTTTCAAAAGATTCAAAGGAGACGATGGTAAGTTCAAGGAATGTTTAATAGAAGATGTCAAGGGTATGCTAAGCTTCTACGAAGCAGTGCACTTTGGGACAACGACAGATCATATATTGGATGAAGTTTTAAGCTTCACACTTAACCACTTGGAGTCACTAGCTACAGGTCGCAGAGCGTGCCCACTACATATATCAAAGCTTATACAAAATGCTCTTCACATACCTCAGCACCGGAACATCCAAGCGCTGGTTGCAAGGGAGTATATCTCGTTCTATGAACACGAAGAGGACCGCGATGACACACTTCTTAAGCTAGCCAAGCTCAATTTCAAGTTCTTGCAGCTTCATTACTTCCAAGAATTAAAGACCATCACAAT GTGGTGGAGGGAATTAGAACATACATCAAACTTTCCACCTAACTTCAGAGAAAGAACTGTAGAGACTTGGTTTGCAGCTATGATGATGTACTTCGAGCCACAATTTTCACTTGGGAGAATTATGTCGGCTAAGTTGTACTTAGTAATCACATTTCTAGACGACGCTTGTGATACTTACGGTTCAGTTCCTGAAGTTGAAAGCCTGGTAGATTGTCTGGAAAG ATGGGATCCGGATTACATGGAAAATCTTCAAGGTCACATGAAGACTGCCTTCAAATTTGTGATGTATCTTTTTAAAGAGTATGAAGAAATATTGAGGTCACAAGGAAGATTATTTGTGATGGATAAGATGATAGAAGAG TTCAAGATAATTGCAAGGACAAACCTCGAACTTGTCAAATGGGCGCGGGGAGGTCATGTTCCTAGCTTTGATGAGTATATAGAGTCTGGTGGAGCCGAGATTGGTACATATGCAACCATAGCATGTTCCATCATGGGACTTGGAGAGATTGGTAAAAAGGAAGCTTTTGAGTGGCTAATATCTAGACCAACGCTCGTTCAGATCTTAGGTGCAAAGACCCGTCTCATGGATGACATAGTCGACTTTGAG GAGGATATGGAAAAAGGTTACACTGCAAATGCACTCAACTATTACATGAACGAACACAGAGTTACAAAAGAGGAAGCCAGTAGAGAACTTGAAAAGATAAATGGAGATATGAACAAGATTGTAAACAAAGAGTGCTTGAAGAACACCACCATGCCACGCCGAATTCTTATGCAATATGTCAACTATTGGCGCTCATTGGATGTTCTCTATACCGCTGATGATGTCTACAACCACCGCGAAGGAAAACTCAAGGAATATCTGAGCATTTTGCTCTTCGATCCCATACTTCTTTAG
- the LOC104724969 gene encoding alpha-barbatene synthase isoform X2 — MLPSGDKDAMKTKILSIHFLESLGLSYHFEKEIEESLKHAFEKIEDLIADENDLYTISTMFRVFRTYGLNMLSDVFKRFKGDDGKFKECLIEDVKGMLSFYEAVHFGTTTDHILDEVLSFTLNHLESLATGRRACPLHISKLIQNALHIPQHRNIQALVAREYISFYEHEEDRDDTLLKLAKLNFKFLQLHYFQELKTITMWWRELEHTSNFPPNFRERTVETWFAAMMMYFEPQFSLGRIMSAKLYLVITFLDDACDTYGSVPEVESLVDCLERWDPDYMENLQGHMKTAFKFVMYLFKEYEEILRSQGRLFVMDKMIEEFKIIARTNLELVKWARGGHVPSFDEYIESGGAEIGTYATIACSIMGLGEIGKKEAFEWLISRPTLVQILGAKTRLMDDIVDFEEDMEKGYTANALNYYMNEHRVTKEEASRELEKINGDMNKIVNKECLKNTTMPRRILMQYVNYWRSLDVLYTADDVYNHREGKLKEYLSILLFDPILL, encoded by the exons ATGTTGCCTTCCGGTGACAAAGACGCAATGAAAACGAAAATTCTTTCGATTCATTTTCTGGAGAGTCTTGGTCTCTCTTATCATTTTGAGAAGGAGATCGAAGAGAGCTTGAAACATGCTTTCGAGAAGATAGAAGATTTGATCGCTGATGAAAATGATTTGTACACAATCTCAACCATGTTTCGGGTTTTTAGAACATATGGTCTAAATATGTTGTCCG ATGTTTTCAAAAGATTCAAAGGAGACGATGGTAAGTTCAAGGAATGTTTAATAGAAGATGTCAAGGGTATGCTAAGCTTCTACGAAGCAGTGCACTTTGGGACAACGACAGATCATATATTGGATGAAGTTTTAAGCTTCACACTTAACCACTTGGAGTCACTAGCTACAGGTCGCAGAGCGTGCCCACTACATATATCAAAGCTTATACAAAATGCTCTTCACATACCTCAGCACCGGAACATCCAAGCGCTGGTTGCAAGGGAGTATATCTCGTTCTATGAACACGAAGAGGACCGCGATGACACACTTCTTAAGCTAGCCAAGCTCAATTTCAAGTTCTTGCAGCTTCATTACTTCCAAGAATTAAAGACCATCACAAT GTGGTGGAGGGAATTAGAACATACATCAAACTTTCCACCTAACTTCAGAGAAAGAACTGTAGAGACTTGGTTTGCAGCTATGATGATGTACTTCGAGCCACAATTTTCACTTGGGAGAATTATGTCGGCTAAGTTGTACTTAGTAATCACATTTCTAGACGACGCTTGTGATACTTACGGTTCAGTTCCTGAAGTTGAAAGCCTGGTAGATTGTCTGGAAAG ATGGGATCCGGATTACATGGAAAATCTTCAAGGTCACATGAAGACTGCCTTCAAATTTGTGATGTATCTTTTTAAAGAGTATGAAGAAATATTGAGGTCACAAGGAAGATTATTTGTGATGGATAAGATGATAGAAGAG TTCAAGATAATTGCAAGGACAAACCTCGAACTTGTCAAATGGGCGCGGGGAGGTCATGTTCCTAGCTTTGATGAGTATATAGAGTCTGGTGGAGCCGAGATTGGTACATATGCAACCATAGCATGTTCCATCATGGGACTTGGAGAGATTGGTAAAAAGGAAGCTTTTGAGTGGCTAATATCTAGACCAACGCTCGTTCAGATCTTAGGTGCAAAGACCCGTCTCATGGATGACATAGTCGACTTTGAG GAGGATATGGAAAAAGGTTACACTGCAAATGCACTCAACTATTACATGAACGAACACAGAGTTACAAAAGAGGAAGCCAGTAGAGAACTTGAAAAGATAAATGGAGATATGAACAAGATTGTAAACAAAGAGTGCTTGAAGAACACCACCATGCCACGCCGAATTCTTATGCAATATGTCAACTATTGGCGCTCATTGGATGTTCTCTATACCGCTGATGATGTCTACAACCACCGCGAAGGAAAACTCAAGGAATATCTGAGCATTTTGCTCTTCGATCCCATACTTCTTTAG
- the LOC104724971 gene encoding LOW QUALITY PROTEIN: cytochrome P450 93A3 (The sequence of the model RefSeq protein was modified relative to this genomic sequence to represent the inferred CDS: inserted 1 base in 1 codon; deleted 1 base in 1 codon; substituted 2 bases at 2 genomic stop codons), whose amino-acid sequence MTDIFSLFKNPFRMDNLDYVLTVITVFSVCWYFWLYAKYKRQSLPLPPGPYGFPIIGNLPFXQPELHTYFQGLAKKHGPIFKLWLGAKLTIVVTYSEVVQEILRTNDLIFANHDVPAVAPANTYGGIEIVWSLYGPKWRMLRKLCVNRILSNAMLDSSTELRRGETRKTVRYLADQAQVGSPVNLGEQIFLMILNVVTQMLRGTTVKGEEREIVGAEFLELITEMNDLLLKPNISDFFPVLSRFDLQGLFKRMRRPAXMMDRMFDRIINQRLEMDRESDGRVVDFLDVLLKVKDEEDDKTKLNMNDVKALLMDMVLAGTDTSLHVIEFAMAELLHNPDIMXKAQQELDKVVGKNKVVEESHISKLPYILAIMKETLRLHTIIPLLVPCRPSQTTVVGGFTIPKDSKIFINVWAIHRNPNIWEDPLKFDPDRFLDKSCDFNGNDFNYLPFGSGRRMCAGMAMGERVVLYNLATFLHSFDWIIPQEERVGVEETFGIVLKLKNPLVATPVLRLSDPNLYL is encoded by the exons atgacAGACATTTTTAGTCTCTTCAAGAACCCATTTCGCATGGACAACCTGGACTATGTTTTAACTGTGATCACTGTATTCTCTGTCTGTTGGTATTTTTGGCTTTACGCTAAATACAAACGGCAGTCTCTACCTTTGCCACCGGGACCTTATGGCTTTCCTATTATCGGCAACCTTCCAT TTCAACCAGAGCTTCACACCTATTTCCAAGGGCTAGCTAAAAAGCACGGTCCAATTTTCAAACTCTGGCTCGGGGCCAAGCTGACAATTGTGGTCACCTATTCTGAAGTGGTGCAAGAAATTCTTAGAACCAATGATCTCATCTTTGCGAACCATGATGTCCCTGCTGTTGCTCCGGCCAATACGTACGGTGGTATTGAGATTGTTTGGTCACTGTATGGACCAAAGTGGCGGATGCTTAGGAAACTTTGTGTTAACAGGATACTAAGCAACGCCATGCTGGATTCCTCTACTGAACTCCGTCGTGGAGAGACTCGGAAAACAGTCCGATACTTAGCAGACCAGGCTCAGGTCGGGTCTCCCGTTAACCTAGGAGAACAGATATTCTTGATGATTTTAAATGTTGTGACGCAGATGCTACGGGGCACGACGGTCAAGGGAGAAGAGAGGGAGATTGTTGGAGCCGAGTTTTTAGAATTGATTACAGAGATGAATGACCTCTTGCTAAAGCCTAATATCTCTGAC TTTTTTCCGGTATTGAGCCGGTTTGATCTTCAGGGTTTGTTTAAGCGTATGCGAAGACCGGCTTAAATGATGGACCGGATGTTTGACCGGATCATTAACCAACGGCTAGAAATGGATAGGGAAAGTGATGGGAGAGTTGTGGATTTTCTGGATGTATTGTTGAAAGtcaaggatgaagaagatgacaagaCAAAACTAAACATGAACGATGTCAAGGCGTTGCTCATG GACATGGTGCTCGCTGGTACAGACACATCATTACACGTCATAGAATTCGCCATGGCCGAGCTATTACACAACCCGGATATCATGTAGAAAGCTCAACAAGAGCTTGACAAAGTTGTGGGCAAAAACAAAGTAGTGGAGGAATCTCACATCTCTAAACTTCCATATATTCTGGCCATTATGAAAGAAACTCTAAGGCTTCACACAATTATTCCACTCCTTGTTCCTTGCCGCCCTTCACAAACCACCGTGGTGGGCGGCTTTACCATCCCTAAAGATTCAAAGATTTTCATCAATGTGTGGGCGATCCATAGGAATCCAAACATATGGGAGGATCCACTAAAATTTGATCCTGACAGGTTTCTTGATAAGTCTTGTGACTTCAACGGAAACGACTTCAATTATCTACCGTTTGGGTCTGGTCGCAGGATGTGTGCGGGAATGGCTATGGGCGAGAGGGTTGTTCTTTACAATCTGGCTACGTTCTTGCATTCTTTTGATTGGATAATTCCCCAAGAAGAGAGAGTTGGGGTCGAGGAAACTTTCGGGATCGTGTTGAAACTGAAAAATCCACTTGTTGCCACGCCCGTGCTAAGGTTGTCGGATCCAAATCTTTATCTGTAG
- the LOC104724972 gene encoding plasma membrane-associated cation-binding protein 2, whose amino-acid sequence MGYWKSKVVPRFKRLFEKSPEKKTDVVEEKPRDAEVVGEVVKTEEPAKVEETKPEEVIATGEKEIEIVEEKKEEAKPAEVPVPVQAPVAAEEEKKPAVEEEKKTATVEEKKPAVEEEKKPAVEEEKKPAVEEKKPVEEVKKEVVAPAPVVETPLTKAPETKVVETPAKAPETPAAEPQKA is encoded by the coding sequence ATGGGTTATTGGAAATCAAAGGTTGTTCCAAGGTTTAAGAGATTGTTTGAGAAGAGTCCAGAAAAAAAGACTGATGTTGTTGAGGAGAAGCCACGAGATGCTGAAGTTGTGGGGGAGGTTGTCAAAACCGAAGAACCAGCTAAGgtagaagaaaccaaaccgGAGGAAGTAATTGCAACCGgggagaaagagatagaaatcgttgaagagaagaaagaagaggctAAACCAGCCGAGGTTCCGGTTCCAGTCCAGGCCCCCGTAGCtgcggaggaggagaagaagccaGCCgttgaagaggagaagaagacggcGACTGTGGAAGAGAAGAAGCCAGCCgtggaagaggagaagaagccagccgtggaagaagagaagaagccagccgtggaagagaagaaacctgTGGAGGAGGTGAAGAAAGAAGTGGTTGCCCCAGCGCCGGTGGTTGAGACTCCGTTGACCAAGGCTCCGGAAACTAAGGTGGTCGAAACTCCGGCCAAGGCACCGGAAACTCCGGCGGCAGAGCCACAAAAGGCTTGA
- the LOC104724973 gene encoding uncharacterized protein LOC104724973, translating to MAALRSMAISSLHSLSRYESCFLSSQFSKPLFINPSQNKPRFSISFCLKQSDREERQIQQEPSKEDDEEEEEEYWVVVAVRSRYNEIVIVDTVSSRYLLLDSTQNVHSVINKGGQNWTGSYWDEFASLPPIIPDGPIAIYGLGGGTAARLILELWPSMQLEGWEIDEILIEKARDYLGMSELEKPTSQGGRLSVLVDDALSPSQDATGRYAGIIVDLFADGKVLDQLQQVPIWHELASRLMPNGRIMVNCAGIETELQNGKPQLVLSDSAWMLNSTVKILSEAFPGQVSWKRTPDSQGLNFVALTGGLPDLSDWSNKVPVRLSETVKQWKLCETL from the exons ATGGCAGCTTTGAGATCTATGGCCATCTCATCTCTACATTCACTTTCTCGATACGAAAGCTGCTTCCTTTCATCTCAATTTTCAAAACCCTTGTTCATAAATCCTTCTCAGAACAAACCCAGATTCTCAATTTCGTTTTGCCTCAAGCAAAGTGACCGTGAAGAGAGGCAAATTCAACAAGAACCTAGCAAagaagatgacgaagaagaagaagaagagtattgGGTTGTGGTAGCCGTAAGAAGCAGATACAACGAGATTGTTATAGTGGATACTGTTTCTTCAAGATACCTACTCCTTGATTCAACTC AGAATGTGCATAGTGTCATCAATAAAGGAGGTCAGAACTGGACTGGATCTTATTGG GATGAGTTTGCAAGTTTGCCTCCTATTATCCCTGATGGTCCTATTGCAATCTATGGCTTG ggtggTGGAACAGCTGCAAGATTGATTCTTGAGTTGTGGCCATCTATGCAGCTTGAAGGTTGGGAGATTGATGAAATT TTGATTGAGAAAGCAAGAGACTATCTTGGGATGTCTGAGCTAGAGAAACCGACCTCACAAGGCGGTAGACTTTCTGTTCTTGTAGATGATGCTCTCTCGCCTTCTCAAGATGCTACAGGAAGATATGCTG GGATCATTGTTGATTTGTTTGCTGATGGAAAGGTCTTAGATCAGCTGCAACAG GTCCCGATTTGGCATGAGCTGGCTAGTAGGCTAATGCCTAACGGTCGCATTATGGTGAATTGTGCTGGAATCGAAACAGAACTGCAGAATGGAAAACCACAGTTGGTGTTGAGTGATTCAGCTTGGATGTTGAATTCTACCGTCAAGATCTTGTCAGAAGCATTTCCCGGACAA GTTAGCTGGAAGAGAACACCAGATTCACAAGGTCTCAACTTTGTTGCCTTGACCGGAGGCTTACCTGATCTTAGTGACTGGTCTAACAAGGTTCCAGTTCGTTTGAGCGAAACAGTGAAACAATGGAAGCTGTGCGAGACTCTCTAA
- the LOC104724974 gene encoding uncharacterized protein LOC104724974, producing the protein MQKRTEKTKKMAALSSMAISNLHSLSCNQSCVLSSQFSKPSFRIPSQTKPRSSFSFCLKQSDRGRDEEEDKEEEEEEEECSVVSAVRSRYNEIVIVDTIDSRYLLLDSTRNVHSVINKGGQNWTGSYWDESASLPPIIPDGPIAIYGLGGGTAARLILELWPSTQLEGWEIDEILIEKSRNYLGLSELEIPTSEGGRLCIHIDDALSPSQDDSGRYAGIIVDLFADGKVLDQLQEVPMWLELASRLMPTGRLMVNCAGIDAEIQNGKPQLVLDDLTWKLNSTVKVLSEAFPGQVSWKRTPDSQGLNFVALTGGLLDLSDWSNKVPIRLSETVKLWKLCETPIQIGALNAS; encoded by the exons ATGCAAAAGAgaactgaaaaaacaaaaaagatggcAGCTTTGAGTTCCATGGCTATCTCAAATCTCCATTCACTTTCTTGCAACCAAAGTTGCGTCCTTTCATCCCAATTTTCAAAACCCTCGTTTAGAATTCCATCTCAGACGAAACCCAGATCCTCATTTTCCTTTTGCCTTAAGCAAAGTGATCGTGgcagagacgaagaagaagacaaagaggaagaggaagaagaggaagagtgtTCGGTTGTGTCAGCCGTAAGAAGCAGATACAATGAGATTGTTATAGTGGATACTATTGATTCTagatatcttcttcttgattccacta GGAATGTTCATAGTGTTATCAATAAAGGAGGCCAGAATTGGACTGGATCTTATTGG GATGAGTCAGCGAGTTTGCCGCCTATTATACCTGATGGTCCCATTGCAATCTATGGCTTA GGTGGTGGAACAGCTGCAAGATTAATTCTTGAGTTGTGGCCTTCAACGCAGCTTGAAGGTTGGGAGATCGATGAAATT TTGATtgagaaatcaagaaactatCTCGGGCTGTCTGAGCTAGAGATACCGACATCAGAAGGCGGTAGACTTTGTATTCATATAGACGATgctctctctccttctcaagATGATTCAGGAAGATATGCTG GGATCATCGTTGATTTATTCGCTGATGGAAAGGTCTTAGATCAGCTGCAAGAG GTTCCAATGTGGCTGGAACTGGCTAGTCGGTTAATGCCTACCGGTCGTCTTATGGTGAATTGTGCCGGAATCGATGCAGAAATACAGAATGGAAAACCACAGTTGGTGTTAGATGATTTAACTTGGAAGTTGAATTCAACCGTCAAGGTCTTGTCAGAAGCGTTTCCTGGACAA GTTAGCTGGAAGAGAACACCAGATTCACAGGGTCTCAACTTTGTTGCCTTAACTGGTGGCTTACTTGATCTTAGTGACTGGTCTAACAAGGTTCCAATACGTTTGAGTGAAACAGtgaagctatggaagctttgcGAGACCCCTATACAAATCGGTGCTTTGAATGCATCTTAA